In Pseudonocardia sp. DSM 110487, the sequence TCCGAACACGTTCTGGTCCCAGTCGATCACCGAGCCGGTGACGACGCCGCTGCGGTCCGACAGCAGGAACACGACGAAGTCGGCGATCTCGTCGACCTGCCCGAGCTTGCCCATCGGCAGCCGCCGCGCCGCGTCCTCGAGCCAGCCGTCGTCGGCGTCGTGGAACCGGCGCTGGGTGGCGTCCTCGCCCTCGGTGTCGGTCCAGCCGATGTCGAGGCCGTTGATCCGGATCCGGTCGAAGCGGTGGGCGTGGGCGGCGTTGCGGGTGACCCCGGCGAGCCCCGCCTTCGCCGCGACGTACGGCGCCAGGTACGGCTGCCCGCCCAGCTCCGACGAGGAGATGACGTTGACGATCGTGCCGGGGGCGCCGCGGCGCAGCATGTCCCGCACGGCGGCCTGC encodes:
- a CDS encoding SDR family oxidoreductase; translated protein: MGLLTDRVVLVSGGTQGVGAGVARAAAREGATVAVSGRRPEPGEKLVAALRETGTDALYVPADVADVGQAQDSVAAVIEAFGRIDSLVNAAGLTSRGTLVDTTPGLFDEHIAINLRAPFFLMQAAVRDMLRRGAPGTIVNVISSSELGGQPYLAPYVAAKAGLAGVTRNAAHAHRFDRIRINGLDIGWTDTEGEDATQRRFHDADDGWLEDAARRLPMGKLGQVDEIADFVVFLLSDRSGVVTGSVIDWDQNVFGGLD